The Sulfurihydrogenibium sp. YO3AOP1 genome has a window encoding:
- the cimA gene encoding citramalate synthase, which produces MEKKVLIYDTTLRDGTQAEGVSVSVEDKLRIAEKLADFGVHYIEGGWPGSNPKDMAFFKEAKKLNLKNTKLTAFGSTRRTNLKVEDDPQIQDLIKAETPAITIFGKSWDLHVTEALKTTLEKNLEMIYDSIVYLKKYTNEVIFDAEHFFDGFKENPEYAIKVLKTAQEAGADYLILCDTNGGSLPTDIEKAFKVVKDAGITAKLGIHAHNDSDTAVWNSIVAVLNGAIQIHGTINGIGERCGNANLCSIIPNLMLKLGYEAIPRENLRRLKEISNFVSDIVNMPVPKNMPYVGDSAFAHKGGVHASAVLKNPRSYEHILPEEVGNRRKVLVSDLAGKSNIIYKAREIGIEIDEKDERLASLVQEIKELENQGYHFEAAEASLELLIRKHLGTLPKYFDLDAYRVLIARRYTDKTPISEATVRIKIENHYEHTASLGHGPVNALDNALKKALISKYPSLAEVELIDYKVRIVNESGGTAAKIRVLIESRDKTKKWGTVGVSDNIIEASWQAVVDSFIYKLVRDNIQPA; this is translated from the coding sequence ATGGAAAAGAAAGTTTTAATATACGATACAACGCTGCGAGATGGGACCCAAGCTGAAGGTGTTAGTGTTTCTGTTGAAGATAAATTAAGAATAGCAGAAAAACTTGCAGATTTTGGTGTTCATTATATAGAAGGCGGATGGCCAGGCTCTAATCCAAAAGATATGGCATTTTTTAAAGAGGCAAAGAAGCTAAATCTTAAAAACACAAAGCTAACAGCATTTGGTTCTACAAGAAGAACAAACTTAAAGGTCGAAGATGATCCGCAGATTCAAGACCTGATAAAGGCAGAAACACCTGCTATTACAATTTTTGGAAAATCATGGGATCTACATGTTACTGAAGCACTTAAAACAACCTTAGAAAAAAATCTTGAAATGATTTACGATTCTATTGTCTATTTAAAAAAATACACTAACGAAGTAATATTTGATGCTGAACACTTTTTTGATGGATTTAAAGAAAATCCTGAGTATGCAATTAAAGTTTTAAAAACAGCACAAGAAGCAGGAGCAGATTATTTAATACTTTGTGATACAAACGGTGGAAGCCTTCCAACAGATATAGAAAAAGCTTTTAAAGTCGTAAAGGATGCCGGAATCACTGCAAAACTTGGAATTCATGCTCATAATGACTCAGACACAGCTGTTTGGAACTCTATAGTTGCAGTCTTAAATGGAGCTATTCAAATTCATGGAACTATAAACGGTATTGGTGAAAGATGCGGAAATGCAAACCTTTGTTCTATCATACCAAACCTTATGTTAAAACTTGGATATGAGGCAATACCAAGAGAAAATCTTAGAAGATTAAAAGAAATTTCAAACTTTGTTTCTGATATTGTAAACATGCCTGTCCCTAAGAATATGCCGTATGTAGGAGATAGTGCGTTTGCTCACAAAGGCGGTGTCCATGCATCAGCTGTTCTTAAAAATCCAAGAAGTTATGAGCATATTTTACCGGAAGAAGTTGGAAACAGAAGAAAAGTTCTTGTTTCAGACTTGGCAGGTAAGAGCAACATTATTTATAAAGCAAGAGAAATAGGTATAGAAATAGATGAAAAAGATGAAAGATTAGCTTCTCTTGTTCAAGAAATAAAAGAGCTTGAGAATCAAGGATATCATTTTGAGGCAGCAGAAGCATCCTTAGAATTACTTATAAGAAAACATCTTGGAACGCTACCAAAGTATTTCGACCTTGATGCTTATAGAGTTTTAATAGCACGCAGATATACAGACAAAACACCTATATCCGAAGCTACTGTAAGAATAAAAATAGAAAATCATTATGAGCATACGGCATCTCTTGGACATGGACCGGTTAACGCACTTGATAATGCTTTAAAAAAAGCTTTAATATCTAAGTATCCATCTTTAGCAGAGGTTGAGCTTATAGACTACAAAGTTAGGATCGTGAATGAAAGTGGTGGAACAGCAGCAAAAATAAGAGTGTTGATCGAAAGTAGAGATAAAACAAAAAAATGGGGTACTGTTGGAGTTTCGGATAACATTATAGAAGCATCTTGGCAGGCTGTTGTAGATAGCTTTATTTATAAATTGGTCAGGGATAACATACAACCAGCATGA
- a CDS encoding Rpn family recombination-promoting nuclease/putative transposase, which translates to MKNKESIQPHNWFFKQVFSNSKNVQDFLSIFLSDLSQKIQLSSLELVPSEKFSNNQKKHFLDLLYKCKLNDKEAYIRLIFEHKSYVDKKLPLQLMQYNAVIWEEALKEKDYYPPIINIVFYHGQAKWNFPTTIPDIEDEELDKYIQKLNYILIDLNEIEDENLKRYLKKNVDLIMEMLIMKHIHDRLERIKTLLKDVIDECSEDCFVIILNYLVLVKKDYEKVKEVFKEIIGGEEKMMLFTDKLKMEGKMEGKIEILRENIIDLIDVKFGVVDKSITEKVNQIDNIETLKQILRIVGKSQSLDEVGEKLNSL; encoded by the coding sequence GTGAAAAACAAAGAAAGTATACAACCTCACAATTGGTTTTTTAAGCAAGTATTCTCAAACTCAAAAAACGTCCAAGACTTTCTTAGTATATTCTTATCTGACCTATCTCAAAAAATACAGCTAAGCTCCTTAGAGTTAGTGCCATCAGAAAAATTCTCAAACAATCAAAAAAAACATTTTCTTGACCTGCTTTACAAATGTAAACTAAACGACAAAGAAGCATATATAAGATTAATATTTGAACATAAATCATACGTAGACAAAAAACTACCACTTCAACTTATGCAGTACAACGCCGTTATTTGGGAAGAAGCATTAAAAGAAAAAGATTACTATCCACCAATCATAAACATAGTCTTTTATCATGGACAGGCAAAATGGAACTTTCCGACAACCATTCCAGATATAGAAGATGAAGAGTTAGACAAATACATCCAAAAACTCAACTATATCCTCATAGACCTAAACGAAATAGAAGATGAAAATCTAAAAAGGTACTTAAAGAAAAATGTTGATTTAATCATGGAAATGTTGATAATGAAGCACATTCACGATAGGTTAGAAAGGATAAAAACTTTACTCAAAGATGTAATAGATGAATGTTCAGAAGATTGTTTTGTTATAATTCTTAATTATCTTGTATTAGTAAAAAAAGATTATGAAAAAGTCAAAGAAGTTTTTAAAGAGATAATAGGAGGTGAAGAAAAAATGATGTTATTCACTGATAAATTAAAAATGGAAGGAAAAATGGAAGGAAAGATAGAAATTTTAAGAGAGAATATAATAGATTTGATAGATGTAAAGTTTGGAGTAGTTGATAAATCTATAACAGAAAAAGTTAATCAAATAGATAATATAGAAACTCTAAAGCAAATTTTAAGAATAGTTGGAAAAAGTCAAAGCTTGGATGAAGTAGGAGAAAAGCTAAATAGTTTATAA
- a CDS encoding RNA methyltransferase: MTNDNVYISVVHYPAKNKEGRWICTSFTTLDFHDVARPARTYELQAYYIVQPLEAQQFIIKEQLKYWTEGFGSEFNPKRSMAGSMVRVVSSITQMLEEIKKEKGKYPKLIATSAKKYPQTVSYGEMREILKNKDEIFLILLGTGWGMPEELVSSCDYVLEPILGPGDYNHLSVRNAAAIILDRLFSINRC, translated from the coding sequence TTGACAAACGATAATGTTTACATTTCTGTTGTTCATTATCCGGCAAAGAATAAAGAAGGAAGATGGATATGTACATCTTTTACAACATTAGACTTTCATGATGTAGCAAGACCCGCAAGAACATATGAACTCCAAGCATATTACATAGTCCAACCATTAGAAGCTCAGCAGTTTATCATCAAAGAACAGCTTAAATACTGGACAGAAGGATTTGGCTCTGAATTTAATCCAAAAAGGTCTATGGCTGGTAGTATGGTAAGAGTTGTCTCATCTATTACACAGATGCTTGAAGAAATAAAAAAAGAAAAAGGAAAATATCCAAAGTTAATAGCTACATCAGCAAAAAAATATCCACAAACTGTAAGTTATGGTGAGATGAGAGAAATTTTAAAAAATAAAGATGAAATATTTTTAATACTTCTTGGCACAGGTTGGGGAATGCCTGAGGAGTTAGTTTCAAGCTGTGATTATGTATTAGAACCTATTTTAGGTCCGGGAGATTATAATCATCTTTCTGTAAGAAACGCCGCCGCAATAATATTAGATAGATTATTTTCAATAAATAGATGCTAA
- the mraY gene encoding phospho-N-acetylmuramoyl-pentapeptide-transferase, with product MFYHLFYEHFDINLFKYITFRGFYALITAFFISLLIGPYVINKLKIFQNKQGGYVREDTPDWHQMKKHTPTMGGVMILIVVSLTSLLWCRLDNLYVWLLILTFLSFGLIGFIDDYKKIKDKKGLSSKAKFFMQLSAASIVAFILYTYPKFNTILYVPFFKNLSIDLGVFYLFWMIFIIVGTSNAVNLTDGLDGLAIGPSLISVATFSIFAYITGNAVLSKYLFIPYIDGSGEITVFLMALLGGGLGFLWFNSFPAEMFMGDGGSLSIGAVLGLASIITKQELILAVVGGIFVIETLSVITQVAYFRLTGGKRLFKMAPIHHHFELAGLPEPKIVVRVWIISLLLSIIALSTLKIR from the coding sequence ATGTTTTATCATTTATTTTATGAACACTTTGATATTAATCTGTTTAAATACATAACATTTAGAGGTTTTTATGCGTTAATTACTGCATTTTTTATTTCATTGCTCATTGGTCCTTATGTAATTAATAAATTAAAAATTTTTCAAAATAAGCAAGGTGGTTATGTAAGAGAAGATACGCCAGACTGGCATCAGATGAAAAAGCACACACCAACAATGGGCGGTGTGATGATTTTGATTGTTGTAAGTTTAACATCTTTATTATGGTGTAGATTGGATAATCTATATGTATGGCTTTTAATCTTAACATTTTTATCATTTGGACTGATTGGATTTATCGATGATTATAAAAAGATAAAAGACAAAAAAGGACTATCTTCAAAAGCCAAGTTTTTCATGCAACTTTCGGCGGCTTCTATTGTAGCTTTTATTCTTTATACTTATCCAAAATTTAATACAATTTTATATGTTCCATTTTTTAAGAATTTATCTATTGATTTAGGAGTGTTTTATCTATTTTGGATGATTTTTATAATCGTTGGAACGTCCAACGCGGTAAATTTAACAGATGGTCTTGATGGCTTGGCAATAGGTCCTTCTTTGATATCTGTTGCAACGTTTTCAATCTTTGCATACATAACCGGTAACGCGGTTTTATCAAAATATTTGTTTATACCTTACATAGATGGTAGTGGAGAGATAACGGTTTTCTTAATGGCTTTGTTGGGCGGTGGTCTTGGTTTTCTGTGGTTTAATTCTTTTCCGGCTGAAATGTTTATGGGAGATGGTGGGTCATTATCAATTGGAGCAGTTTTAGGATTAGCATCTATAATTACAAAACAAGAACTAATTCTTGCAGTCGTAGGAGGTATCTTTGTAATAGAAACTTTATCGGTAATTACACAGGTAGCATATTTTAGATTAACAGGTGGTAAAAGACTGTTTAAAATGGCTCCAATTCATCATCATTTTGAATTGGCAGGACTTCCAGAACCAAAAATAGTTGTTAGAGTATGGATAATTTCTTTACTATTATCAATTATAGCACTATCAACACTAAAGATAAGATAG
- a CDS encoding ATP-binding protein: MNITKVKAEDLIINIKFDKSTKEYSPKPIFFSQERVEKAFETGLKVNKEGYNIYVSGEDGIGRTTYTKMKLEEHSKNLPVPEDIIYYHNFEDPYKPRVLIVKSGLGKKLESSINEIIEKLKKEVYKVFESKEYEEEKLKLIKDAEEKREKILEKLKTDANKHNLGVLFTSYGIELVPIINGKIITNLNILTDKQYKEYQENLNKFDDKFLDYVQQLREIDEYLDGVLKDLKLKISKFKLDSLYYKHEKEFKEHKEILEFLRYHKENVLINIDLFIELRFAEKNSLFYRSLEQGIKKFKINIFVDNSNLNHAPVIFETNPSFKNLFGGINFEAEMGILFTSHTNIFAGSFHKARGGFLVLYIKDLLKDILLWELLKKSIVNKEIYINGTDILGIFSLSVGLTPSPVPGIVKVILIGDEYTYNLLSEFDNDFKKIFKVKAEFNNIAKINQDVINNFPILVKNIIESENLKDVSSDGLEELFRYMVELSENKNKIYLNFSYLTDVLREAEIKANSDLITKREIKEVINEQIFRENLIDEKITELIDEGKIIVEIEGGRIGQVNGLSVYEVGEYSFGKPSRITASAYIGEKGIINIEREVELSGPFHDKGVLIISGYLGRKYGTDFPLSLSCSITFEQSYGEVEGDSASLAELIAVLSEIGQIPVKQSIAITGSVDQHGNVQPVGGIKEKVSGFFKICKIKGLNGSHGVIVPKRNYDNIILDEEVIEAIEKNLFHIYLVDNVDEAIYILTGMDPLEFHREVKVRLEDFYKNSIKGLKK; encoded by the coding sequence ATGAACATAACAAAAGTAAAGGCTGAAGACCTAATAATAAATATAAAATTTGATAAATCAACAAAAGAATATAGCCCAAAACCGATATTTTTCTCACAAGAGAGAGTAGAAAAAGCATTTGAAACCGGACTTAAAGTAAATAAAGAGGGATACAACATTTATGTCTCAGGAGAAGATGGCATAGGAAGAACAACTTACACAAAAATGAAGCTTGAAGAACATTCAAAAAACCTTCCTGTTCCTGAAGACATTATCTATTATCATAACTTTGAAGACCCTTACAAACCAAGAGTTTTGATAGTAAAATCTGGTCTGGGTAAAAAATTAGAATCAAGCATCAATGAAATAATTGAAAAGCTTAAGAAAGAAGTTTATAAAGTCTTTGAAAGCAAAGAGTATGAAGAAGAAAAATTAAAACTAATCAAAGATGCAGAAGAAAAAAGAGAAAAAATCTTAGAAAAACTTAAAACTGACGCTAATAAGCATAATCTTGGAGTTTTATTTACATCTTACGGAATAGAATTAGTTCCTATTATAAATGGAAAAATCATTACAAATTTAAATATATTGACTGACAAGCAATATAAGGAATATCAAGAAAATCTTAATAAATTTGATGATAAATTCTTAGATTATGTTCAACAATTAAGGGAAATTGATGAATATCTTGATGGTGTGTTAAAGGATTTAAAATTAAAGATTTCAAAATTTAAACTTGATAGCTTGTACTATAAGCATGAAAAAGAATTTAAAGAGCATAAAGAAATATTAGAGTTTTTAAGATATCATAAAGAGAATGTTTTAATTAATATAGACCTTTTCATTGAGCTTAGATTTGCTGAAAAAAACTCATTATTTTATAGAAGTTTGGAGCAGGGGATAAAGAAATTTAAAATAAACATATTTGTTGATAACTCTAATCTTAATCATGCTCCGGTTATATTTGAAACCAATCCAAGTTTTAAAAATCTATTTGGTGGAATAAATTTTGAAGCTGAAATGGGGATATTATTTACAAGCCACACTAACATTTTTGCGGGAAGCTTTCATAAAGCAAGAGGCGGGTTTTTAGTTTTATATATAAAAGATTTACTTAAAGATATTTTGCTTTGGGAATTATTAAAAAAATCAATTGTCAATAAAGAAATTTATATTAATGGAACGGATATTTTAGGAATTTTCTCATTATCGGTAGGATTAACACCAAGTCCAGTTCCGGGTATTGTAAAGGTTATACTTATTGGAGATGAATATACATACAATTTACTTTCTGAGTTTGACAATGATTTTAAAAAAATCTTTAAAGTCAAAGCAGAGTTTAATAATATTGCTAAAATAAATCAAGATGTAATAAATAATTTTCCAATTTTGGTAAAAAATATAATTGAATCGGAAAATCTTAAAGATGTATCTTCCGATGGTTTGGAAGAATTGTTTAGATATATGGTCGAACTATCTGAAAATAAGAATAAAATCTATCTTAATTTTAGCTATCTGACAGATGTTCTTAGAGAGGCTGAAATAAAGGCAAATAGTGACTTGATAACAAAGAGAGAAATAAAGGAAGTTATCAATGAACAAATATTTAGAGAAAACTTAATAGATGAAAAAATTACAGAGCTTATAGATGAAGGGAAAATAATAGTTGAAATAGAAGGTGGCAGAATTGGTCAAGTAAATGGGTTATCTGTATATGAGGTAGGAGAGTATTCTTTTGGAAAACCAAGCAGAATTACCGCTTCGGCTTATATTGGAGAAAAAGGAATTATAAATATAGAAAGAGAAGTAGAACTAAGCGGACCATTTCATGATAAAGGCGTTTTAATTATTTCTGGATATCTCGGGAGAAAATATGGAACAGATTTTCCATTATCTTTGTCTTGTAGTATAACCTTTGAGCAGTCTTATGGAGAAGTTGAAGGGGATAGCGCATCCTTAGCTGAGCTTATAGCTGTTTTATCAGAAATAGGACAAATTCCAGTGAAGCAAAGTATTGCAATAACAGGTTCTGTTGACCAGCATGGAAACGTTCAGCCAGTAGGTGGAATTAAGGAAAAGGTAAGTGGATTTTTCAAAATTTGCAAGATAAAAGGCTTAAATGGATCTCACGGAGTAATTGTACCAAAAAGAAATTATGACAATATTATTTTAGACGAAGAAGTAATTGAAGCAATAGAAAAAAATCTTTTCCATATATACTTAGTTGATAATGTAGATGAAGCAATTTATATTTTGACAGGTATGGACCCATTGGAATTTCATAGAGAAGTAAAGGTAAGACTTGAAGATTTTTATAAAAATTCTATTAAAGGATTAAAAAAATAG
- a CDS encoding ATP-binding protein, translating to MTERENLKRNLIIFSASLFLFIAGNYYIFGKLEKVKDVLNPYVFLFILNLDLIFFIIIFAYTLRYLIKILFEEGIKGKLKIKLTLILISFVVIPSLILFTVSVSIISSATNLWFAGKVGNALGKLDEIISQNIQSNQDWLYRVYRLIDENKIDPKDAVDIFNLRTLTIYDTGGRLIQFYGKPYDKEVFDALYKEGFSVYENKIVFNGKLKTNQKIILVYEFPKELLLSKEDTALILQIYNDLKNYKTPIRISYILILLTITMAVIFATVWFSRFIVNNITKPVEALVEGAKRLSEGDLNVKINLKSQDEFGILIEEFNRMVERLNLLYKKLEERNAVLRKNKEYLETILNNISTGVIYSSEDGKVENINNAATIILGQDVLNFRKSDIQEFAKFLNVNLDSKKEQIIEKGGRTLIVKVSNIRDKGYVIVFDDITDIIAAQKLSMWKDVAQRIAHEIKNPLTPIKLSAERILRSWKKQNPNFDEIVENSVKIINQETDYLSNLVREFNQFGNSLSGLNLQEIDLCNLLREITESYKDEKFSISIECEDNFKTKGDLKLLKQAFINIVQNSYEEASSLRISVYKEDNKIKIIFKDNGKGIGKEDADKIFLPYYSKKPKGSGLGLSIAKEVVEKHKGKIYAVPSSEGGIFVIELNMEV from the coding sequence TTGACTGAAAGAGAAAATCTAAAAAGAAACTTAATAATATTTTCAGCTTCTTTATTTCTTTTTATAGCAGGCAATTACTATATTTTTGGAAAGCTTGAAAAGGTCAAAGACGTTTTAAATCCATATGTCTTTCTTTTCATACTAAATCTTGACCTAATCTTTTTTATCATCATTTTTGCGTATACTCTAAGATATCTTATAAAAATACTGTTTGAAGAAGGAATTAAAGGAAAGTTAAAAATAAAACTTACACTGATTTTAATCTCGTTTGTCGTTATACCTTCATTAATACTTTTTACAGTGTCGGTATCAATAATTTCAAGTGCAACAAACTTATGGTTTGCCGGAAAAGTTGGCAATGCCCTTGGGAAGTTAGATGAGATAATAAGCCAAAACATTCAATCCAATCAAGATTGGCTTTACAGAGTTTATAGACTAATTGATGAGAATAAAATAGACCCAAAAGATGCAGTTGATATCTTTAATCTAAGAACATTAACCATCTATGACACCGGCGGAAGATTGATTCAATTTTATGGAAAGCCTTACGATAAAGAAGTTTTTGATGCATTGTACAAAGAAGGTTTTAGCGTTTATGAAAATAAAATAGTTTTCAATGGTAAACTAAAAACAAATCAGAAAATAATCCTTGTTTATGAATTTCCAAAAGAGCTTTTATTGTCAAAAGAAGACACAGCTTTAATTTTGCAGATTTATAATGACCTAAAAAACTACAAAACACCAATAAGAATAAGCTACATTTTAATTTTACTTACAATTACAATGGCTGTAATTTTTGCCACTGTTTGGTTTAGTAGGTTTATTGTCAATAACATCACAAAACCTGTTGAAGCATTGGTAGAAGGAGCAAAAAGACTTTCAGAAGGAGATTTAAACGTAAAAATAAATCTTAAGTCTCAAGATGAGTTTGGCATCTTGATTGAAGAATTCAATAGAATGGTTGAAAGATTAAATCTACTGTATAAAAAACTTGAAGAAAGGAACGCTGTCTTAAGGAAGAATAAAGAATATTTAGAAACAATTTTAAATAACATTAGCACCGGAGTAATATACTCATCAGAAGATGGCAAAGTTGAAAATATAAACAATGCAGCAACCATTATTTTAGGTCAAGATGTTTTAAATTTTAGAAAAAGTGATATTCAGGAATTTGCAAAGTTTTTAAATGTAAATCTTGATAGTAAAAAAGAGCAGATAATAGAAAAAGGCGGCAGAACGCTTATAGTTAAGGTTAGCAACATAAGAGATAAAGGTTATGTTATAGTTTTTGATGATATTACAGATATAATCGCAGCACAAAAGCTAAGTATGTGGAAAGATGTGGCACAAAGAATAGCCCATGAGATCAAAAATCCATTGACCCCAATAAAGCTATCAGCAGAAAGAATACTAAGAAGCTGGAAAAAACAAAATCCAAACTTTGACGAAATCGTTGAAAATTCGGTAAAAATAATCAATCAAGAGACAGACTATTTATCAAATCTTGTAAGAGAGTTTAATCAGTTTGGAAATTCTTTGTCTGGATTAAACCTTCAAGAAATTGATTTATGCAACCTTCTAAGAGAGATTACGGAAAGCTATAAAGATGAAAAATTTAGTATTTCTATTGAGTGTGAGGATAATTTTAAGACAAAAGGAGATTTAAAGCTTTTAAAACAAGCGTTTATAAATATCGTCCAAAATAGCTATGAAGAGGCAAGCAGTTTAAGAATCTCTGTTTATAAAGAAGACAACAAGATTAAAATTATCTTCAAAGACAATGGAAAAGGTATTGGCAAAGAAGATGCTGACAAAATATTCTTACCTTACTACTCTAAAAAACCAAAAGGAAGTGGACTTGGACTATCAATAGCAAAAGAAGTTGTAGAAAAACACAAAGGTAAAATCTATGCAGTACCATCTTCTGAAGGTGGTATATTTGTAATAGAGTTAAATATGGAGGTATGA
- a CDS encoding citryl-CoA lyase, which produces MAKKWQTKITLNTKEETYIRGYPLTQMIGKLTFSESIYLLLKGELPTENERMMFDAIFTSVIDHGVAPPSVVALRNVISGGNQLHVGVAAGVLAFGEYHGGALEDAMKFFQEYAKDEEDIYGLAERIAKKAVEEKWRISGYGHKYYKDFDPRSKKLLDLAKELGFYGKLCEFAVALEDAIEKIKGKKLVLNVDGAIAAITSDMGFDYKLGKGFFIIGRIPGLVAHAFEELTEGVIFRRLDEETEIEYLGNPPREL; this is translated from the coding sequence ATGGCGAAAAAATGGCAAACTAAAATTACATTAAACACAAAAGAAGAGACCTATATTAGAGGCTATCCGTTAACTCAGATGATTGGAAAGCTTACTTTTTCAGAAAGCATTTATCTTTTGTTAAAAGGAGAACTTCCAACAGAAAATGAAAGAATGATGTTTGATGCAATCTTTACATCTGTAATAGACCATGGAGTAGCACCACCATCTGTTGTAGCACTTAGAAATGTAATCTCCGGTGGAAATCAACTTCACGTTGGTGTTGCAGCAGGTGTTTTAGCTTTCGGAGAGTATCATGGTGGAGCTTTAGAAGATGCCATGAAATTCTTTCAAGAATACGCAAAAGATGAAGAAGATATTTATGGACTTGCAGAAAGAATAGCTAAAAAAGCTGTAGAAGAAAAATGGAGAATCTCCGGCTATGGACATAAGTATTACAAAGATTTTGACCCAAGAAGCAAAAAATTATTAGATTTGGCAAAAGAACTTGGATTTTATGGTAAACTTTGTGAGTTTGCTGTAGCCTTAGAAGATGCAATAGAAAAAATAAAAGGAAAAAAGCTTGTTTTAAACGTAGATGGAGCAATTGCAGCCATTACATCAGATATGGGTTTTGATTACAAACTTGGAAAAGGATTTTTTATAATCGGAAGAATACCCGGTTTAGTTGCACACGCATTTGAAGAGCTAACAGAAGGAGTTATTTTTAGAAGACTTGATGAAGAAACGGAAATAGAATACTTAGGAAACCCACCAAGAGAGCTTTGA
- a CDS encoding HAD-IA family hydrolase: MKHLELCIFDLDGTLLDSGKDIALAANYAFEKLNLKTFSEEEIISKVGYGAKKLIEDLIPEYPQEIKDKALEYFKEFYYSNPVIYSKLYDGAEETLKKLKELSKKVAVVTNKYEALSIEILKKLNVIDYIDLVVGADTTSEKKPHPLPVFYTLEKLKSDKDKSIIIGDSETDVLTGKNAGIKTALVLQGYGNKELALSLNPDYVLDSLKFI, translated from the coding sequence ATGAAACACTTAGAGTTATGCATTTTTGACCTTGATGGGACACTTCTCGATTCAGGAAAAGATATAGCCTTAGCAGCAAACTACGCATTTGAAAAGTTGAATCTTAAAACATTTTCAGAGGAAGAGATAATCTCAAAGGTTGGGTACGGAGCAAAAAAGCTTATAGAAGACTTAATTCCAGAATATCCACAAGAAATTAAAGATAAAGCATTGGAATACTTTAAAGAGTTTTACTATTCAAATCCTGTAATATATTCAAAACTTTATGATGGAGCTGAAGAGACATTAAAAAAATTGAAAGAGCTTTCAAAAAAAGTTGCAGTTGTAACAAACAAATATGAAGCCTTATCTATTGAAATCTTAAAAAAATTAAATGTTATTGATTATATTGACTTAGTAGTAGGAGCTGATACAACATCAGAAAAAAAGCCTCATCCATTGCCGGTTTTTTACACATTGGAAAAGCTAAAATCCGATAAAGATAAAAGTATAATCATAGGTGATAGTGAAACTGATGTTTTAACAGGAAAAAATGCAGGAATAAAAACGGCATTAGTTTTACAAGGTTATGGAAATAAAGAGCTTGCATTATCTTTAAATCCGGATTATGTATTAGATAGTTTAAAGTTTATATAA
- a CDS encoding septum formation initiator family protein, producing MAIYTILFGENNIFKYFDKVKTRNELLSQVESLKSENKKLQRTIDYLQNDPFYIEKKARENLGLIKEDEEVYVLVNYKKPQTKDEEPEPPNQMKWIDKIKEKYQEFKIQ from the coding sequence TTGGCAATATATACAATTCTTTTTGGAGAGAACAATATCTTTAAATACTTTGACAAAGTTAAGACAAGAAATGAGCTTTTAAGTCAAGTTGAATCACTTAAATCAGAAAATAAAAAACTTCAAAGAACTATAGACTACTTGCAAAACGACCCATTTTACATAGAAAAGAAAGCAAGAGAAAATTTAGGTCTTATTAAAGAAGATGAAGAAGTTTATGTGTTAGTAAATTACAAAAAGCCACAAACTAAGGATGAAGAGCCTGAACCACCAAATCAAATGAAATGGATTGATAAAATCAAAGAAAAATATCAAGAATTTAAGATTCAATGA